Proteins encoded in a region of the Devosia sp. RR2S18 genome:
- a CDS encoding putative F420-0 ABC transporter substrate-binding protein, with the protein MEVIFEAPPERVVAIKSTSAELLLALGLEDRMIGLAFLDAPVPTRWAEAASAIPVISEKLPSQEVVLELEPDFIYGGWESNFSADGAGERQTLTTLGIDSYVSPAACRSHTPEKLTFEALFSQIEEIGDIFGVTEAAAGLTNQLRTELDSIELDERGLTALWYSSGTKTPYVGAGNGAPQMIFETVGLENIFDGTDESWISASWETVVDADPDVIVLVDSEWNSAEQKRRLLAENPVTSQLSAVANQRYLVVPFPASEAGVRNVGAAADMAQQLDQLTFEQ; encoded by the coding sequence ATGGAGGTGATCTTCGAGGCCCCACCCGAACGGGTGGTAGCGATTAAGTCGACATCCGCCGAGCTGCTGCTTGCCCTCGGCCTGGAAGATCGGATGATCGGCCTTGCTTTCCTGGATGCGCCGGTACCTACAAGATGGGCGGAAGCAGCATCGGCGATCCCGGTGATCTCAGAGAAGCTGCCCTCGCAGGAGGTAGTGCTTGAGCTGGAGCCCGACTTTATCTACGGCGGCTGGGAAAGCAATTTCTCCGCCGATGGTGCGGGTGAGCGGCAGACACTCACGACTTTGGGAATCGATAGCTATGTTTCGCCTGCAGCGTGTCGCTCCCACACGCCAGAGAAGCTCACCTTTGAAGCATTGTTCAGCCAGATCGAAGAAATCGGCGACATCTTCGGAGTCACCGAGGCTGCGGCCGGGCTGACGAACCAACTGCGCACCGAACTGGACTCTATTGAACTAGACGAGCGAGGCCTGACAGCGCTCTGGTACTCTTCCGGCACGAAAACCCCTTATGTGGGCGCTGGAAACGGTGCGCCTCAGATGATTTTTGAGACTGTCGGTTTAGAAAACATCTTTGACGGAACAGACGAGTCCTGGATTTCGGCCAGTTGGGAAACGGTCGTCGATGCTGACCCAGACGTCATTGTTCTGGTGGATTCCGAATGGAACTCCGCGGAGCAGAAGAGACGCTTGCTGGCAGAAAATCCGGTTACCAGCCAACTCTCGGCAGTGGCGAACCAGCGCTACCTGGTGGTTCCATTTCCTGCTTCCGAAGCCGGAGTACGCAATGTCGGAGCTGCCGCTGACATGGCGCAGCAGCTAGACCAGCTGACGTTCGAACAATGA
- the cofE gene encoding coenzyme F420-0:L-glutamate ligase, with protein sequence MPIPRYSIWGVTGLPEIGPGDDLIGLLVEAIDAQAAEDPEFMLRDGDILVVTSKIISKSEGRQVPAAEREKAIAQDTVRIVAERVHPGGVTQIVETRHGLIMAAAGIDTSNVPDGVALRLPEDPDLSARYLCEGLRHKLSVRIGVIITDTFGRPWRVGQTDVAIGAAGLTVTDDLRGGADANGRPLQVTVTVLADELAGAADLVKGKASNIPVAVVRGLSRLVADLDAPGARTLVRSVDDDMFRFGSAEAYRLGYEAALAELRDGHAEPKRQKQQQD encoded by the coding sequence ATGCCAATTCCGCGATATAGCATCTGGGGCGTTACCGGCCTTCCAGAAATCGGGCCGGGTGATGATCTCATAGGTCTGCTCGTTGAAGCGATCGATGCGCAGGCGGCAGAAGATCCTGAGTTCATGCTGCGGGACGGAGATATTCTTGTCGTAACCAGCAAGATAATTTCTAAGAGTGAAGGCCGTCAGGTACCCGCGGCAGAACGTGAGAAGGCGATCGCCCAAGACACCGTCCGGATCGTTGCTGAACGCGTGCACCCAGGGGGCGTGACTCAAATAGTGGAGACGCGGCACGGCCTCATCATGGCAGCTGCTGGAATTGACACGAGCAATGTCCCCGATGGCGTGGCACTGCGGCTGCCAGAAGATCCCGACTTGTCTGCCCGGTACCTCTGTGAGGGCCTGAGGCACAAATTAAGCGTCCGCATTGGCGTTATCATAACTGATACATTTGGGCGACCATGGCGCGTCGGACAAACCGACGTTGCCATCGGGGCCGCCGGCTTGACCGTCACAGATGACCTGCGTGGTGGCGCGGACGCCAACGGTCGTCCGCTTCAGGTCACCGTAACTGTGTTGGCCGATGAACTGGCTGGCGCTGCCGATCTGGTGAAGGGCAAAGCGAGCAACATCCCTGTCGCCGTGGTGCGCGGATTGTCGCGCCTCGTGGCCGACTTGGACGCGCCTGGAGCACGTACTCTGGTTCGCTCCGTAGATGACGATATGTTTCGTTTCGGCTCCGCCGAAGCCTACCGGCTCGGCTATGAAGCGGCGCTTGCGGAACTTCGAGACGGCCATGCAGAGCCGAAACGGCAAAAGCAGCAACAGGACTAA